Within Terriglobales bacterium, the genomic segment CCCTCCGCTGGACTGCATCTGTGCTGCCCACATCACGAAGGTCCCTCGGTCATCCCTAAAGGGATTCCCTCGGGATGACAAGAAATGGCGGGTTGGCGCGGGCGCAATGAGCTCAGCGCTCGCGGTCGCGCGCGGGCTCGCCGCTCAGCTCGCGTACCTTCTCCTTCAACACGCGCACGTCGCGCATCAGGTCCTGGATCTCGGCATCCACCGGGTCCTCGACCTTCTTGGGGTCGTCGATGACCACGCGCTTGCCGTCCTGCAGCACCACGTGTCCAGGCACGCCGACCACGGTGGAGTTGTCGGGCACATCGCGCAGCACCACCGAGCCAGCGCCCACCCGGCAGTTCTCGCCGATGGTGATGTTGCCCAGGATGCGGGCGCCGGCCCCGACGAAGACGTTGTTCATCAGCGTGGGATGGCGCTTGCCCCTCTCCTTGCCGGTGCCGCCCAGGGTGACGCCCTGGTAGAGAGTGACATCGTCGCCCACGATGGCGGTCTCGCCGATCACCACCCCCATGCCGTGGTCGATGAACACGCGCCGCCCGATCTCCGCCCCGGGATGGATCTCGATACCGGTCCAGAAGCGCGAGACCTGCGACAGGAAGCGGGCCAGCCAGCGCAGCCCGTGCACCCACAGC encodes:
- the cysE gene encoding serine O-acetyltransferase; the protein is MIGFLRAVREDIRSVFERDPAARSYVEVLTCYPGLYALWSHHLEHWLWVHGLRWLARFLSQVSRFWTGIEIHPGAEIGRRVFIDHGMGVVIGETAIVGDDVTLYQGVTLGGTGKERGKRHPTLMNNVFVGAGARILGNITIGENCRVGAGSVVLRDVPDNSTVVGVPGHVVLQDGKRVVIDDPKKVEDPVDAEIQDLMRDVRVLKEKVRELSGEPARDRER